The sequence ataatttcataattatattCAGAAAATATGAAGATAATTTTATATAGCtcgattatattttatttttttaaatgagagttgatatttatattttattttgtgttacTTATAATTCACTTCATATATAAAATGAAGTACAAATTTATTCACAAATGaaatataaataacaaaaattgagCTTAAATATCaactattttttaaattaatgtaataaactcttattttaattttcgcCCGGACCTCTTTTTCCTTTGGATCCCCCCTGACGCCACCGTTTTGGAAAATGAAATTTCTGAATACGTtttcaaaattccaaaatatctTGATTATCGTCCTGTCATATaatgaaattaaattttttttgttttaattttattgtatTATTACGGATATGTCCTTGTAAAGGTGGTTGTTGGCTTCAATTTTTTTGGTAGGAATTAATCGTCTTCATAGTGAACCTGGTtctaaatcattttttaataataaaaataatgctAAAAATACAACCAATATatcgtacaacgatatttacaataaGTATATCttgatattttgttattatctcgaaattttgatatttatatcgtgagattttgcattTAATGTATCATTAAATTTGATagattaaaattttgtattgaattttgtATGATGTACAAAAAATTCATTGTTCAAGTAGCATTACTCTTTTTATAATTATTCCAACATGGTTTTAATTTAATGTCTTTCCTACAACGAATTGTCTGTTATCGACGGCCGGACAACCCGGCATATTCCTTTGACAAAGTTATGATCATAATATGTAATTACTATAACTAGGAACGGTTAAAAGCTGGTAGCACCGTTGTTTTATGAAAACCAAGGAAAATATTCCACCTTGTATCCAAAAAGTTTCACAAAAATCCCATTAGATCGTGTGACGTCTCATGTCAATTAACTTTGTGAGACGTTTCTCCAACTCGATCtaaattatgaaaaatattacttttttatgTCTAATTTTACCGTGaagttaatatttttttattaattagttttattcaaaatttgcacGGAAAATTTTGTACGACCTTCTcatgtcaattttgtgagatgagTCTTTGACCCgacctaaaaaatattattatttttttaatatctaaagtattattttttttactgtACATGAAAGTTATAATAGTTTCTATGGGTTTTGTTACGAAGAAACATTGTGTAATATATGTTGCACGAAAGAAAAGGAAGTTGTTTGGTAGAGGCTTCTGTTATAAAAAGACCTTTGCTGAACTACTGAACCAAAAAAGGATATGCATGCGATGCGATAACTTGATAATCTAATTAAGTTAAAACGACTCTTAAGCAGAAACCAGGCTAGAGAAAATATAAAGATTAATCATACACTTAGAGTTCGATTTACAATTTGATGGCTATTTCTAAGAGCAAAGTGTTGATATTTGGTGCTACTGGTTATCTGGGTAAATACTTGATCCAGGCCAGCATTTCCTTAGGCCATCCAACTTATGCCTATATCCGCCCCGTCGAGTCCAACTCCGATCCTTCCAAGATTCAATTTTTCAAAGATTTTAATgaatcactacaacaaaaatgggatacaacaacggatataatccgttgtcgtaggggtcaAAAAACCGTTGTACTTTAAGGTGTTGTCGAAAATATAcccaacgacaacggataaaatccgttgtcgttgctttcaaaagacaacagattttatccgttgtcgtttcttTCTAAAGACAACGTCTTTGCCTtgaaacgacaacggtttttatccgttgtcgtatataGAACTTTTAACAACACCGAAAATTATAATAGTTTTAAAAtgacaaagacaacggattttatccgttgtcgttgctcaataacaaaacaaaaaaaattaatttacaaattttcaattttataaataaaacaatatttaaaatttctaaaataaaatttaatatacaatttttcaatattacaaatcaatattctaattttaaattctaaatcaatctacactagaaaatatatcgatcgagttatgaactaatctatataaattaactcGGAACTTTTCTATACATCGAGTTATGAActaatctatataaattaacttgGAACACTCCTTCTAGATTAACATCCACCATTATCCCTTGCATCCCGGCTATCTGCACAAGTTGACAAATTCAGGTAGTAGAAAAGAGTATCAACAACAGTAAACATCAGCATTGTCTTTCTCATCATTCTTATCTTCTTCTACAAAAACACAAGAAATAAATTAAGTCAGTGCAGATTTTTGTAATTTGAGTATACATGTTTTCACATCTAAGCAGATTTCAAGAACACAAAACACAGCAGTTTCATCAATCTTGAATCAAATCAAGTGCCGCTAGTTGGATATGCAAGATAACTTGAAGCCCAACCATTTATCTTCAcacatatttatcaaataaattcattcCATGACCCAAATCCTATGTGCAATTTACAAGTTTAATTTCGCATGTCCTGTATTTGTAGATTGTATGCTCTGTATCAGAGATTGCATAACGCactcaataaaaatcaaaatattacaaGACCAGCGCCAAATAAAAGATAACTTGATTATCTAAAACTTTCATTTGAATTACAACTTTTAATAATGTGTGGAATTTCCCCAGTAATTCAAAGAACACCACACAGAAGCAAAGACCCGAATGAAATTCCATATCTCATTCATTTCAAAACCAATTCGATCATAACCTTTCTCATTTTCCAGAGCCAAAATCACCAGTGCATTGGCACTGTGATCTTAAAAGCAGATACAGGAGCTACTATCTATAAAATTAtcacattaaataaataaaaatggaaGGACTTACTGGAGCAAGAATCATCGACTCATCAAAAAACCACATAAGAATTCAATTACCTTGCCCAAGTCAATTGATGAACCATATTATTTGTCTGATTTTTCATCCTCCCTTTCTTCTTTCGAATACTTCCTTGATTGACATAATTTTGGAAGCAAACCTGCCCTGAGGAGAACTCAAATAGATAGTCACTGGGATACTTCTGATTGTCAGCAATCACACTTGAAACACAAAAGCTAAAAAAAATACTACCTTACTGTTCCGTGCTCGAACAGAAACATGGGATAGAACATCAGGCATATCTGGGGTCAGTACTGCCATAGAGCCATTGGGAATTTCTCTTCACCACTCTTAGTTTTGTATTGTACTCCTTTAACAGTCCCCTTTTCTTCGACCAAGGATGTCACTGTCCCTTGTTCGAGTCTCACGCTGATACAAGAAAACATCATCACATCAGAtaacaaaaaaagaaaagaaagaaaacagaAAGAAATGTTTTTAAGTTGAGAAGCCAGCCATACTTGGGCAGAGTCACGGCCTTTTCTCTCATCTTCTGTATAAATCGGCCATTGTGAAAGCTTCTACCCGAGACATCCGAGTTAAATTTCTCCAGGGGATAAAATAACTTGGCGCCTTTACCGTCCTTGTAAAGGGCATATCCGTAAACAGGTTGAGCATCGATGTCGCTCACGCAATCTGCAGTTACATTTAAACAATTCATTATCACAACTAAATCATGGAAAGACACATGCATGATCTAACAGGTGCAGCTAAGAAAttaagttttagccacacctTCTAGGCCTAACTCAATTAGTTTAAAATATCCTCCAAGCTGTAACATTTCGCCAACTATACGATCTGGCTCGGTTAAGTCTCTTTCGATCACATGAACTTGACGTCCCTCCTACAATTTGAACCAACAAAATTGAATCATCAGTGTCATATGCAGTTGAGTTTGACTTATAGCCGTGTTATAATCCATAAATACTCTTGTCATAATATAATTTGCTTCTCTTAGGCAGCTCAGCGAGTTTGTAACACTATTATCTCTACTTAAACCAGAGAGattttaaaagattaaataAATGCATCCCCGATAAAGATTTTACAGTCACACTGATCAAATCAGAATGCAATCATATTGAGCTACTAccacaaaataatataatgtatCAGGATTTCAAGGACGGACGCCGACACGATAAAAGCAGCCATAAGTTTTACAAGGTAACCAATTTCTTTTTGATGCACGTATCTCCACAGTGCTTTCATAAACTGATATTCACAGCTGTtagatccataaaaatattgtAGTTGCAAACTTCGCATGATATAAATGAGGAGAATGCTCCATAAAAAGTAGATATACACACGAAGCAAACTTCAAATTTGGGTGGACAACCTCCCTCACTAAAGCTGTTTAAGCCACAAAGATCTATTACATATAAGGGAATGAACAAGGTAATACTTTTTATAAGATATTTAAATCTAAAAGGTTCAGTGTACCTCTCGCGCCCTTCTTTAATGCCCAGAGGATTGACATCTTTATAGAAAGCATCCACGTGCACCAACCAAACCAATCTAAATATGCAGgcttttaacaataaaaaaaacatgagaATAGATACAAAACAAGATTTTAAGTGATTGAAAATCTGACAAACTTTATTATTTTTAGCTTCTTATGCTTAATATGAGTGAAGCCTTGAAGGTACCTTTGTGCCCCTCCAATATCCTGCACATGAAGCCATGAGATGCTAAGTGAACATGAAACAGTAACAAACAATCATATTAAATGCTGAAACGAATGACAATGGAGAAGCCGAAAGCAAACCTTGTTTCGCAAAATAAGAAAACTCGTAACATACATAAACACGCATATCCATCACACCAGAAGGAACACTAAACTATGAGATACTTCATAGATCTAGCCATAGAGAAAACCTACTGATGCCATTGTTaccataaaattttcaaatacaaCTCGGATCTACAAACATCAATTACTTGGTTATATTAATCGAAATAACTACATTTCAAATACAATTGATGTTACTCATTTGACGAACAGCATACCTAGAaacattgaagaagcaacctgtAACCCGTACTAAGTTTTCGAGTCCCGAATAGCAGGCATACGACACTTTTCTATGAGCACATCAAATTTCGCCACTCTCTACCAGCAAAACTAATTGCAAACGTAAATAATCAAACCCCAATTGTTAAATCTTTTTGCTTCAGGCATAATATTAATAATCCCCAAGGCTCAAATTAAACCCAAATTTCCAATCCCACATAAAGATCCGGTCTCCGCAGCTGCAAGATGCAAGATAATAAAAAACGAAAAAATGGACCTTCTTGCAAGTTAAAGGAGAAGCCAGAAAGTAAACACAATCCGTGTTCCTCTTGACGACTTCTTCCTCAGCAAGTGAAGGGCCCGCCATCCTCCGaagcttcaaaaaatcaaaaaataaacaGATATTGGTGTGGATCTAGGGTTTAAGAATAATCTGATAAGGGATGGAAGAATCAGAGAGACGAATACATACAGAGATTCAGAAGAGCTCGCAGAAACATCCAAAATCTGAATTCCAAATAATAACGAAATTATTGTGGTGAATTTCACAATTAACTTCCTTGGGTCAATCGAGAGCCGAGCTTCGCCTAAGAAGAGAGCTTAACATCGAGATTACCTTGAATTTTTTTCGCGCCTCTTTGCAGAGCTCTTCTCATCCCGACTCCtgcaaaattccaaaaaaatgaAGCCATGAAAATGAAGGTGAAGGTTGTGCGATTTTCTTGGAGGAGTGGCCATTTGGTGAGGATGAGGAGCGGAGAGAAGAGAGGAGGCAAAGAAGAATCGTGGGTGAACGGGGCGACAGAATATTGTTGGGCTAGGGCTTGTGtattatatgtgtatatatgtatatatatatgtgtgtgtgtttaaAAAAAGGATtgtgtatttttaaaaaaaggattgtgtatatattgtgtattgtgtatatatatatgtgtgtgtttaaAAAGAAGATCGTGTATTTAAAAAGAGGATTGTGTattatatgtgtgtatatatatacatatatatatatatataattttgatcacctgcaccctagggtgcaggatTTTTCATGTGCGACCGGGTTTTagtgtaaaataaaaatattaaaacccGGTACAATTTTTCTAGGATGCAGGATTTTTCATGTGCGACCACCGGGTTTTAGTGTAAAAAAAATGCACTAAAACCCGGTGGTCGCACACGAAAAATCCTGCATCCTAGGGTGCAGGTGTTCAttactgtatatatatatatatatatatatatatatatatatatatatatatagatataaattTTCAGTTGTCCAACCAATGATGTCCAACTCATCcacgaccactaaaacccggtagtgggttttagtgatacaaatttttttttttaaaaaaaactaaaacccgatagtgggttttagtggttggggacgagttgggcaggaatggttgggcagctaaaaattactctatatatatatatacatatacatgtgtgtttaaaaaaataaaaaaataaaaagcaaaacaaagacaacggattaaAGATAAGTGTTGTCTTAAACTACATAAAATAAtagaaaaagacaacggttaaaaataaccgttgtcgtagagcTTAAAAAACACACGCATACACAAtggttttaaaaaccgttgtcgtagaactccaaaaacccgctcatagacaacggataataaaaaccgttgtcgtaggcctaaaaaaacccgctcatagacaacggttaattaaaaccgttgttgtagGCCATATAAAAcgcgctcatagacaacggttttaaaaaaccgttgtcgttgacACATATAAGACAACGGTTCTTAAACAAACGTTGTTGTTTTTCATTAAAAAGAGGCCAATAACAACAGTTTTAGTAAAATCCGTTGTTAAAGaccaaaagacaacggtttttcaaaaaaaccgttgtcttttaggtGTTGTTGATACCATTATTTGGTGTAGTGAATCCATGGGAGTCATCGTTTACCAAGTAAGATATTCGTTTTTTTTCCCTAATTTTGGTGTGTTTTAAGTTTGTTTTTACTTATTAGTATAATTCCATTAAGTAAAATCATTTATAATTTTCTTTTGTTACTGATCTCCACTATATATCACACTTCGATAAAATTTAGATTgtgaaaaatataaatatgaattacatTACTATTTCAATATTAACTATTTATACACATGATGAAATGTTGGTATTAACTAAACTAATTTCCACTGTAaaccaaattaaataaatataggcAGTGAAATAAAAGTCATATGTAAATCTTGAAACTTGCAGCTTGGATTGATTACTAAGTTATCCATCTTATGGATTATGAACTAGAACATTGATCCGTTGGAAATTTGGTAACAGTACTCTGGACAAACTGAGGCTTAATTGTAAGAAGATGGATCGGAGCTACTTGGATGATTAACTTCTTCCATAAACTAATTCGTCGATCCGATCCGATCCATCTAGCGCACGAAGAAACACAAATTAATAAATAAGTACTGTCTAATTTAATGTATTCATCAGGTGAGCAATATGTACGTGAAAGACACAAACAAGTGTCCATGTAAATAATGGGATATTGAAGGAGACTATAATtgacaattttaatttttttacacCTCACAATAGTATATATgagtaataaatataaatacgaTCATTTAATTTCCTTTTATCTCCCGAGAGAAGATAAGACCAACTTGTATTTGATCTTTGATCGAGGTATTTGACAACTTCCTTTCACCTGCTGGAAGGACGTACTGATCCCCGCGCGAATTTCCAATAATTCTTTCATATGggaatttgaaatatatattttgagacAACTAAATTAAAGTTTATTAGTCATGTTTTGGACGTTAATCACTCTTTGGCTGCATGCAAGTTGCAACAACATGAAAATTCTACGGGTGGCCAAAAGAAAATTGTCGATTACATCtccattttttatattaattttttaagatAAATCAAATGAATTCATAttcaaattaagaaattttatggTGATCTTTTTTTACAAGCTAGGTTTGCATATAATTAACCAAAGGAATAGACAGGCCATATAGAGTTAAtttcataatttattttataataattaaattttgaagCTTTGTCTTATTTTTTTcgctttttttttaattactaGTAAAGTAAACGTGCGGTGCACGTTTGAAAACaattgtattatatataaatattatttaaattgattagtTGAAATAGACTAATTTGTAACTAATTGTTGATTTGGTTTGATATAATATGCCGAAAAGATATTTGTTTTGAAAATGTGAGAaatcttgtaattttgtaaattagacattgagatattttgaaaattgatgGGTGAAGAAAATCGAGCATGACAGATTCATTGCAAGAGAACGTTGGATTTTGATGTAGAAAATGTTGATTACATATTAAGGAAAGAAggtatttgattgaatttgaaGGTCTTGTAAATAGTTTAAGTAGCGTTTGAGAGAGTTTATGAGATCGAAAATAGAAATGATATCATATCAgagtttataaaattaaaaatatgccGTGTATATTGTGGACCACATTACTTCAATGTTATTGataataaaaagtaaaaatataacattcttaaaaaaataaaactaaaagaactaaaaacataatataaataatgaattgtaaaatttaaatcaaataagtGAGTCATATCTTTTCTTGCTTTATAGTGTGGACTTGTTTCTTTTTCGAAGACTTATCTTTTGTCATCCGCTTTTTATTCTTCATGAGAGAAgcaatattttcatcatcttcAATACAAATTGTTTTTGTGTTGTCTCCATCAATAATCTGCAATTTCACATGGTTACTTTTTGATGATTCTTTTTTTGGACGACCTCTCTTTCGTTCATTTTGTTTATGATGACAAGCATTCCTTGCAAAAGTAGCAATAACTTCATCGTCTATAATTTTGATTCTTGTGTTGTTCTCTTCTTCTTTCTCTTACATGTCAATATTTTCAATGATCGGCTCCTTCATTGGATGTCCTCTTTTCCTTTTAATCTTGTGTTGGTCAAAATCTGCCGAACTCTTTTTGGTTGCAATACTTTCTTTGTTGAAATTTGGATTTGGTTTTTGAATGCCTTCAACGACAAGTGATGATTTTCCTTATTTTATTTCAATGGACTTGTCTATTTTGATAAGAAATGTATATTCTGCACTATTCGGTGTCTCCAAAAACTTGTAATATATCGAAGCATTGCCATCCTGTATATAAAGAAGGTTTAATTAGTAATttgtaataatatttaatatctttgtaagtaaaaaaataatttgcatGCCTTAGTTATGGAAGCGATATAATCTTCAACGCGACATCCAATAAAAAGATTTCCAGCATTTCCAAACATTGTAACTCTTGCAGTTTCAGTGGCATCATTTACGGTCATCCTTATTCTATATCTATATTaacaatttaatataataaattattataaactcatttgaatttatagatataatatttaaaGTAGATTTTACCTTGGCACGATATTGATATCAAAGTCTATGCAGTTATTACAGCTCCTTTTTCCATTGGATTGATAACAGTTTTCGAGCAATTACTGCATGCTTCGTACCATGGATTTGCCTTATTCTCTATCTCATCTATGTATGCCTTGAACCAATAGAATTTGTTCTATATTTGATAATAAATGAGATATGTTAAATGATTAaaatatgagtttatagttCGTGATCTCATGTATtataaatgtcattataaaatatttggccgatttatgaaatattgaaaaattgtgTAGTGAAGTAATAAAAATAGAATGTGTTATAAATTATATGTACCTTTGGTAGTATATTAATTTGAGTGATAATTTGCATCAATGTAATTTCTTCAGCATCTCTAATTTGATGTGTCATCCATAATTCATCTAGACTTCTTTCCTTGAAATTGTTACCTAACCTGTAGATAATGATTAAGATgaagatatttaaaaatttgagCAATTAAAACAAATACTATCAATATTATAGATTTGTCCAAAAATAAAACGAAGACAATCATACCATATGTTTAGTACTTCTTTGTCTATGCAAGATGGGTTTGTGaatattgttgttgttattgttgACTTGAGCTGAATCTTTCCTATTTCATGAGAAGAAGTAATGAATAATGATAATGAATAAATTTTGTAAATATTatcataaaatttgaaaaaaaaaaatttaccttcAAAGTTGTTTCTTTTCAAATTACAGAAAACTATTACCGGTATATCCATCTCTATCTCTTGTAAAAATAGTCCTTCGTTAATCGCAAGATCATCCCATAAAGTAATTGTTATAGTTTCAAGCCTTTAGTAAGAGAAAAAAATAGTTAAAAATCAGTAAAACTATATTTATTCACTAATATTTAATACTAAAATAAGGCTTTGTAAAATATTAGTtttgttttatatattaaaaaaaagacaTATAGATAGATTAATACTCACGAAGAATTTATAAGGACAATCTCTCTTTTATATACGGTGATGTTTGTATCATTTTTCTGAGATTTAATTAGTTGTCGGACCTCCTTCAAGACACCAATTATATCTGCAAAAATTTTACAAGTCTGATAATTTGATTAcataaatttacaaatttttaTTGTTCACATAAATTGTTACCTATATCTTCAACAACATGTGATTCTGTCATCGCATCATCGAACATTGTAAATCCAGAAGTGACATTGGAACAAGTGAATTGATCTTGTAGTTCGTCAATCCTTGTTTTTGTTTGGAAACCAGTTCTATCCGTTTGTTGACATTCGGATAATCATTGTTGACTTCTTGAATATTCGGACTAGAGATGATGTAATTCCTGTTTATCTTCAACTGATCTTGAAAGGAATCTACTGTGTTTGAGAACATTATTCCATGTATTTTTGTTCCCTTCAATTAGCATGAAAGAtgctttttttaatattaaaataacgaTTTAAAATATGCATTAATATGAATAAGAAGAAATTTACCTCTTCGTCGCAACGAAGATCAGTTTTCTAATAggcttcaaattttttttggcCAGCACTTGGCTTCCTTGTCGTACCACTTTTACCTTTATGACAACATTGTTTTGCCTCGGTTGCAGGGAGTTAATAGGACATATGTTCAAGGTATCCATTCGAACTATGTGATTTTCTACACGCAAATTTTTTGATAATACAATAGATTAATTAAACAGtaataaaaattgaaataaataataaacataCGTGTTTACGAACACAGAAAGCTTAAAGAGTACCTGAGAAATTTGATTCAAAAATCTTTTCTTTGAACGTGTgaaaattgattcaaatatttttgaactttGAATGATATGTGGTGGTTGTACGTTCTTCCTCAGATTTCTTCGATGCGATGTAGTTAGGAACGCGTCTGTGGAAATTTCTGGAGAAAATTATCGTGTTTGTTGAATTCAGTTGTGAGTATTActctatatataataattatcatACCATTAGAGTCTAATTAGAATTGTTCTTATCTTCTGTTAAAAAGAATCCTTGTTATTTGTAGTTCTGTCGAAACAAATTCTTTTTTTATCTTATATATGTAAGGAACCTCATAGAACAGCTCTGAAGTAGTCCAAACTGGTTTAACTCCAGGGTAGAGATGAAAAACAACCAACTTTTGGACAGTAACTAAGTGCAGAAGTGCCTAAAAATGTATAAATTTTATTCAAGATAGGAAGAATCCCAAAGAAACACACAGTAACAGCAAAATTTCTCAAGCATGCTTTGCAAAAGAATGAcatttaaaatatgaaatacacATGTTTTACCTTCATCTGTGGAGGCTTCCAAATCTGATCTCCCAAGAAAAATTGGCAGATTAAGCCGTCGGTTACAAACTTTTGTCCAAAATCTCCCTATAAACCACATTTTTTGTTCGAGTATCATCATTATTTCGAATTGCATCCGGTCGAATCAAAACTTTTGTGGTTTCCCCCTTGATGTGCCTCTAGACAACGCAACATATAATTGTCCATGGGAAAAAATAGGATGAGGCAAATAAACTCCAACATTAGGTATTGTTTGGCCTTGAGCTTTGTTAATTGTCATTGCAAAACAAAGAAGTATTGGGAATTGTTTTCTTCGAAACTGGAAAGGGTATCCTTCATTTTCACCAGGAGACAATGGAATTCGGGGAATGAATACTTGTTTGCCTGTGTGTTGACCAATTGAAATCTCGGCATGAATAAAATTGGTGTCAAATGATCTACAAACCATCCTAGTCCCATTGCACAAACCATCCGATGGGTCTAGATTTCGGAGCAACAtaattttgcaattttttttgAGCACCAAGCGATGAGGAGGCATCCCATTGGGGGTTAATGAATTTAGAAATTCTTGggaataaaaattttgagaatCG comes from Henckelia pumila isolate YLH828 chromosome 4, ASM3356847v2, whole genome shotgun sequence and encodes:
- the LOC140865034 gene encoding squalene monooxygenase SE1-like, with amino-acid sequence MLQLGGYFKLIELGLEDCVSDIDAQPVYGYALYKDGKGAKLFYPLEKFNSDVSGRSFHNGRFIQKMREKAVTLPNVRLEQGTVTSLVEEKGTVKGVQYKTKSGEEKFPMALWQY